The nucleotide sequence GAATGTCCACAATCACCCCCAAACCCTCTTtctccagatcttttttttttttttttaagattttatttatttattcatgatagttacacagagagagacagagaggcagagacacaggcagagggagaagcaggctccatgcagggagcccgacgtgggattcgatcccgggtctccaggatcgcgccccgggccaaaggcaggcgccaaaccgctgcgccacccagggatccctctttctccAGATCTAATAATCCATTCCTCCCAGCACTGCAGCCAGAGGGAGCTTCCCCAAATGCAAATGAACCAGCTCTGGATTAAACTCCTCCTAGCTCCCCAAGGCCATCAGAAGTCTGAGTAGAAGGACTTAATCTCTCTAGAGGCCTCGTCTTTTGTCCTGCTTCCCTCAAATCTATATTCCAGTCAGAGGTGGCAGATTCCTGGACACGGGTACCACCGGCCTTCTGGGAACCTTTGCAATGCCCTCTTTTTGCAAGACTGCAAGACAGAGCTAGGAGGAATCAGACTGCTTTGGTAAGGGTCTTTTGTTTGGATCTTAGCGGTTTCCTCTTAATTTCTTCTAATGTCAATTTCCTTAACTgtcaaatagaaataatagtacaTATTTCATGGGGTTCTTGTACAGATTATATATGCAtattgcctggcacacagcagtgctcacaaaataaatgtgaactgtttattattatttttaaaggttttatttatttattcacgagagacacagagagaggcagagacacaggcagagggagaagcaggctctgtgcagggagcccgacagggggatggatcccaggactctgggcagttgctcaaacactgagccacccaggtgcccccacaatcTCTTTAGTGCCCTTCATGTGTATTATTTCACGGAATCCCCACgacacagaggagggaagggctCTCCATTCCCGTTCCGCAAATGTGGGTGTGTCTCCTGCAAGTCATTCTGCCTTTGGTGGCACGCAGCTCGTAGGAGGCCGCATCCTGGCCCAGGGAGCGCCGTGCAAAAGGGAATGGGACCCGGGAAACAGGAGGCCACGCTCCGCTCCGGTTGCTTTAAAATTTTCCGCGGGTCCCGCCAGCTCCCCGCACAAGCCACGCCCCTTCAGGAGTCCCCGCCCCCTGCGGGCCTGCGCCTATCCGCCGCGAGCCAGGCTCCCGGCCAATCAGCAGCGGCGCTGGGCGGGCGCTGCCGCGCGGCGGGCCAATGGGCGGGCAGCGGAGCGGGGCTTGCCCGGGCATGTGGGAGCTGCGGGCTGCAGGACACCACGTGCGGCCCGGAGGACGCGCGCGGCGCTTCAGGTGCTCCGGGGCGCGGCTGGGGACGGCGGgcccgggctcgggctcgggccaCGGCTCGGGctcggccggggcgggggggcggggggtctgCTGGCGCGGCGCGCCCCCGGCCCTAGGGTCCCGCGCGCGGTGCCCGCTCCCGGCCTGCGCTCGGGGACGCCGGGGCCCGGCCGAGCGGCTCTCGGGGCCCTGCGGCGTGCAGGTCCTGCCCCGGGCGCCTCCCGTGCtcgggggcctggggcctgcggggcggcGCCGGGCGCAGGGGCGCCGGGCACGGGGCTCGGCCTGGCGGGCTCGGCCCTGCGGCCGGCGAGGGACCACCCGAGCCCTCCGTGGCCGAGGCCGGGCCTCCCCGGGGCGCTCTTCGGGGGCCGGGGGGTCGGCGGGGCTCCCGGGCTCTCCTCGCCCTGCCGAGAACTTCGAGCGGCCCCGGgcgtgtgtgtggcggggggcggggataACCTCCGCGAGCCCGGGTTTTCCAAATCCGGGCAATTACTCGGCCAGGGCTCGGGGGTGGGGTCGCGCGCTCATCAAAATACGAAGGTCGGCTTCTCAGGCCCCGTGGCCCTAAATGGCAGTTGGGATGGCGGGTGTGGGGGGGCAGGCCTGGCACTCGACGTTTGACACGGACGTTCTAACTGCTTTGGGGGAAACCCCAAACCTAGATCCACGCTCGATTTTCATCCACCTCCCATTTTGTGGTCAGGGGGGCGGTGACTTGGTCCCAGGACATCTAGGTTTTAGGGCCAGGGCACCCGGAAGGCAGCCTACAGCCGCCTACTGCCTTCCCCATCTGCCCGCAGGTTGGTAGCTTTTGGGGCCTTGGCTCGGGGGGGCTCCTGCTGGAGTCCTTGCCTTGGGCCACAAACCCCATCACCTGTCACCGCAAGCAAGACCTGCTGGCTGCTGATCCCCAAAGAGGTGGTTCTGGGCTGGGAGGAGATTTGAGTGTGTCCTTACTGAAATAGCCGTGTGATTTGAGCCAAACTTCTCTCCAGTGTTGCtgaacaccccccacccccacccctatgGTGGCCCAGGATGGGCAAGCCGTGTCCTAGATAATTAATTGTTGGTTCTGACATGTCAGCAAGGTCAGGGCATGTAGAAGAGGACTTGCTTTCATCTCTTGAAACACAAGGCCACTATTTCTCAGGGAACTTGATTTCTGGATTCCTGGGAATCTTGAAGGCAGGGTCAGGGAGGCCACCCACCCTGCGCTCCCAGGCTCAGCCCCTGacctgggagaagggaagggaaagggccCAGTTCTCCCCATTGCCGAGCTGAGGCAAACTGAGCTTCTATGCTTGTCGGTTCTAATCTGTGACTCGTCAAGGTGAGGACGTTGATTATAGTTAGGTGCGCTTTTAAAAGGGAGAAGGCTTCTTGGGGAGTGGATGAGCAAGCCAGAGGGAGGATGAGTCAGGATGGGTCACGGAGCCTCGCCCTGGCCCAGGCATCACCAAGTGGCTCTCCTCCCACGATTCTTAATCTCTGTCCCTGTTCGGATTCTTCTCCAGAGCTCTGTCTATAAGGCAGTAGGGATTTCTTTCTCCATCAATCCCTGGATTCCGCCCAAACTTTCACCACCGTCCAGAAACAGCGGTCTCTCACTGTTCCCTCCATCGGGCTCCTCACCCCCTACCTCCTGGTCAGTTGGTCCACCAGCCCTCTTTGCCCTCTCACAGTGGAGGACCTTTGCCTTCTGGACTTTCAGTGTGTATTTCCTCTGAATGCCTTTCCCGTTCTGTGCTCCTAGCAGACCTTCCTGAAACCTTTCAACATGTCCCTCCACTGGCAGGCGTCACTAACCTGGCATTTGTCTGTCCAGTACTCGGACAGATGAGTCCTTAGTTCATTCACTACCCCCCATCCTGAGCACACCCTGGGAAGAGGCTGGCTGCCTCCTTGCCAGATGAGGAGTTCCCTGAATTCTGTCTGGTTCACCTCCAGCCCTGCTGCTCCCACAGTCTGGCAGGCCCGGCCTCAGCTCCCTTCACACACTTCTGAAGAGGACTTGCTGTATGCCGGGTCCTGGGCTGGCTGTTGgggaagaggcaaagacacacaGGGCTCTGACCCGGCCTTTGGAGCACTTTGGGGTAGACGCTCTGTAACTGTTGCCTTAAAGTGTAGTAAATGCTTCTCTGGTTGTGCTGTCAGGTGTGCAGGGGTGAATTTCTCTGTTCCCCAGCTAGATTGTAAATGCCTGGGCTCAGGAAGTCAGTGACTTACCTTGGGACTTGGGATTCCCTCAGTTGATCAGTAGCGGCCATTCTGGGGGTAGCAGCTTAGGGGCCTGAGGGTAGGGCCACCAAGGTGTGTGGTAGCCTTCCCAGGGTGGGGACAGAAGGTTAAGTGGTGAAAAGGTGAGAGGGACAGTTCCTCCAGCTGGGACCTGACCTACCTTGTGTTTTATGCCCTAGTGGCATCAGGCTGCTTGGGGAGGGGGGCTCCTCTTCCGACCCtggcttccttcctctttcaggCCTTTGCCCCTAACATGGCCACCAGTTCATCTCCTTGTCACCTGGAGGGTTACTGTTTCTTCTTCACAGAGATTTAATTTCTTCCAGCCAGCCTTCCAGAATCATCATCGGGCCAGCTCTGCTTCCCTAGCAATTCTAACCCAGCCCTGCGCACGCCTTGtgctctgtttctgtctctgcagTGAGACTAATTATTTTCGAGGCCAGGATCTGCCTATGTTACTCTCTGCTCAGCAACTGGCACAGCTGGGACCCAAGGGAGCCTTAGGGTGGAACAACCCTTAGGGATAGAGGGTTGTTCCagcagggctccctggaggaTGTAGAAAGGTTAGGAGGTATGTAAGTGGGAAGACAGGTAAGGGGAAAGCCTGTGGGTTGGGAGGGCAGTGAGTCCTGGCCGAGGCAGCTTTGGCCTGGGAAGAGCTGGTGACCAGTCAGGAGGAGAGCTTTAACTGCTCTGGGGAGAAGGGAGCAGGTAGTTACTGAGCCCCTACTGTATACAATGGATGCAGAGTGAGCACACGTGTATTGTGTCCTCCCATCTTCATTAGGACAGGTTGTAGTAGGGCCATTTCTCAAGCAAGGAACCTGAAGCTCAGCTCAGGTAACTTCTAAACAGCTGAGTTAAACCCTGCTCTGCCTTCTTGAAAGTCCTGGTTTTCTGGCCTGTTAAAAATGTACCAGGTGACTTAGCAAGTGAGTGAAGCTGTCCAAGCATGGTCCCTCGCTCTTGGGCACCTGCTGGCCTTGTTGCATGGGATTTGCAAACCCACATGAACTTCAGAAATCCCCAGTGTCCAGTAATGGAGGGACCTGCGGACCCTgccttttctgtttccctttttgTGTGTTGAGCCAGCTTACGAGCATACCCCTGCCTTTAGTCTCTGGTGACTTAGCAAAATGCCTAGCTATCAAAAACTGTTTTAGATGCTGTTGTGATTAGTGAGGTAGAAAGTCATTTAATGAATTACCTTATTTTGGTTGACAGATACCGAAAATGCAACTATGGTGAGCctcttgtgaattttttttctctagtttctgCTGAGGATGAGGGCCTGTGCTTTCACAAAGgattcttttggtttttggtttttggtttttttaaaactGGGATTAGATTGTGTGGccagctcagttggaagagtatgcgactcttggtcttggggtcatgagtttgagcctcacattgggtgtagagataacttaaatttaaaaaatttaaaaatgagatttgcgtgtgtatgtgtgtatgcatacacacGGTGTTTCtgtaacttttcttttcccatatcTATACCTCTCTAAAGCTTGTTGATGCTCCTGAAGGTGTGCTCTGGCTTGAAGGTTGAGACCCTGGATGCTGGGTTCGCATCAACTCTTGTCTTTCTCACCTGTGAGATGAGAACGATCATACTTGTTCAGGTTGTTGGGAGTATTTAGTGATTCTATGTAAAGTACTTGGGATAGTGATTCACAGGGGAGCTTGACTCAGTGCAGTGATTATTTGAAAGGTCCTGGGCTCAGTCTGGGAGCCTGAGACAAAGTACAGGGCTCGTGGGCAGTGGGCAGTGGAGCCCTGCAGGCGGGGGCAGGGCTGGCCCTGCACACTTCTCACCCAGCCTCTCTGCCCTGTGTTGTCTCTGCAGAGCGCCGCCCCGCTGGCAGATCACCCCACCAGGCCACGCCTGCCCCGAGGTGTGAGCTGATTGGGATGGTACCCCGGGAAGGCCCAGAGTCTGCCCAGTGCCCGTGCCCTTCCCTGGCTAGCCTGAATACCAAGGATGTGCTTCGGAGAAAACACAAGCGGAAGAGTCGACAGCACCAGCGATTCATGGCCCGGAAAGCCCTTCTGCAGGAGCAGGGGCTGCTGAGCATGCCCCCCAAGCTGGGACCCTCCCCGCTGCCCATGCCATCAGAGGCACTGCCGGGCACTGAAGCCACCAGCAGTGGGATGCAGCGTCTGAGGAATGAACCTGGAGGTGCCTCGTGGAGCAGAAAGCCTACCCCCCGGGAATCCGCAGGGCCCCGGCCCAGCAAATGTGTGGCCATCGACTGTGAGATGGTGGGCACAGGACCCCGAGGGCGGGTGAGTGAGCTGGCCCGCTGCTCTGTAGTGAGTTACCATGGCGATGTCCTCTATGACAAGTACATTCGGCCTGAGATGCCCATCGTGGACTACCGCACTCGCTGGAGTGGTGTCACTCGGCAGCACATGCGCAAGGCCATCCCCTTCCAGGTGGCCCAGAAAGAGGTGAGGACATAGGTGAGGACATGTGTGGATGGGGGATGGCCAgggaagggcagccctgggttTGAGTCACCACTCAGCTGCTGGAAACGAgtttgggaaagttacttaacctctgtgtaACGTGTGGCTTCCTTCTCCATAAACAAGGGTGCATAAAATCTGGACCCACCTCCATGGGAGGGTTGCTGGGTAGTCTTTGGGATAATGTTTGTGGAAAGACCGCCACTTGGAAGATGTGAAAGGCTCAcaagttacattttcttttcgGTTGTAAAAGTATGATGTATCTATTTAGAATTTGCAAGGCCCACAGTCCTGTCATCTTCAGGCATCAGCgtttccatatttttttagttATCCGGAGCTTTGAAAAAGATCAATTAGTGATTGGGATCGCACTAATGTGCTAGGAGTTCCCAAACGTATTTGACCATAGGAAGCACCTAAAGCACTGTTAAATCTTGAATCTTTGTCCCCAGATCCTTCCATGGAGATTCTCATGGGCTTGGGGATGGCTTTGAAAAATCATCATGCTGTGCAAACGTGCACATGACCTCCCTGGGGCCTGAGAAGGATggaaggcagggaagagaggCATGCACTATGCACGTGGTGAGCGCTGAGCCAGAGACCAAAGGTTTCAGAGGTGGGAAGCGGAGTCCTGTATGGCCCCTTGTCCAGGGGCAGGATCCTGAGGAGACAGGCCATGTTGGCTAATGCTAACAAAAGCTGCTGTTAATGGGCTTATCTCtagtgccaggcacagttctgtGGACGTCATCCAGTGGGTCTTTATCCGTCGCCTCCTATGTACTGAGCTTTCATCGAGCATCACTAGTCAAGTCAAACACCGTCCCTGCTGTTTACACTGAGCTAACATGGGGGCAGGTGGATAGACTGTGCCAGACCTAGAGGTGTCCTTAGAAAACGTGATGAATCCACTCCACCACCATGGGAGAGAACAGCCCGGGTCCTGATGTGGCTGGGCCAGTCATGTGGGAGGCCTCCTGGCATGGAAGCCGAGGCGCCCCGAGAGGACTTGGCACAAGgttgagtggggtgggggagtgcaGGGAAGTCTTCCagtctgagcagagagcctgtgcCAGTAGAACAGAGTTGCTTGTATTGATCAACTAGAAGACTTCTTCCAGGAGCTACTTCTTAAAATGCTCAGACCCACCCCGGGGAGACAGCACTCTTACTTGTTCGAGAGCCTAAGTGTGCCCCGGGTCATAGTGAGTCGAAGGCCCAGGACTCAGACATGAGGCTGCGTGGCTGACCATGGAGCTCGTGGGTGCCCTCTccacactgcccccccccccctttggagGGATCTGTGTGCCAGTGGCCAGGGTGGCAGCACATGTCTCGTGCCAGCTTGACAGCAgggtcttcctccctccttcactcATAGATCCTCAAGCTCCTGAAGGGCAAGGTGGTGGTGGGGCATGCGCTCCACAATGACTTCCAGGCCCTCAAGTACGTGCACCCTCGGAGCCAGACCCGGGATACCACTTACGTGCCCAACCTCCTCCACCAGCCTGGCCTCCACACCCGCACCCGGGTGTCTCTTAAGGACCTGGCCCTGCAGCTGCTCCACAAGAAGATCCAGGTGCGTGGGACGGGAGAAGGGGCCATGGGGTGTGCCTTCGGGCTTCCAGTCATTCCACCTTCCCCAGTCCCCGGGACCAGGGCGCTAAGTATGATGTCCCACACGTAGAGGCAGCCCTGGGTGTTTTCTCCACCATCCCTATTGTGACAGCCAACCACGTTCTTGCAGGCTGGGCTCTTGCAGACCTGTCCTCCACCCGGTCCCTGGCTCTGTCCCTGCCCTTCATGGAGAATCCACAAGGCGGAGCCTTTCCCAGGGGCAGCCAGTAACTCTCGCTCCCACTGTCCTTCTCATTATTCCGTCCGCTCTTCAAGCCTCTGAAGTCAGTTATACCACGGGTTATGTTTGAGTTGGGGACGCAGGGTCAGAGAGGATAGGTGGGGTACGGGATGTCTGAGATTGCTGTGCTCTCCTGAGCAGCACCCATGCCCTGCCCCCGTCCCGAGCCATACACAGCTGTTCCGAGAGTTCTGGGCCTGCACCAGATCCAGAATGGCGGGCAGTGATGAGGGCTCTTGTCTGCAGGCTGGCCAGCACGGGCACTCATCAGTGGAAGATGCCACGACAGCCATGGAGCTCTATCGGCTGGTGGAGGTgcagtgggagcagcagcaggCCAGCAGCCTGCCGCCCCGCCCGGAGGACCGAGAGCCTGACAGCAGCACGGACATGGAGCAGTACATGGAGGACCAGTACTGGCCAGAGGACCTGGCCCAGGGCACCCACGGAGAAACGGAGGCACAGGACAGAAGGGAGTGAGGCAGGAGAGCCCTGGGCAATTCAtcctgggcagggcagggtgcaGCTAGCCTGTTGCCAGGGTCCGGGGAGTTGGGATCATCTATCCTTTtggctccctctgcccagggctcTTGTGGGCACTTCCCCCCCATGGTTTGCTAATGGCACTTTATAGGCACTGTGAAAATGTCAGGTGGGTGAGCTATGGGGACCGAGCCAGAGGAGGGAGTGTGCCAGCAGACCATCCTAGCtgtcactgccccccccccccccccccccggtgtgCTGTCTCAGAGGGTGAGGTCTCCTCGTGGGGTGTTAGCTCAGCTCAGTGACCTGGGGTAAGGCCCTTTTCTCTTACTGCCCTCTGCATCTTCCTCCGCGGGCATTGTTAGGTTCACAGTGAACATGTCCTGAATCTATAGAGTGAAAGCCCCTCTAAGGGACATTCCTGCCTTTCTCAGATTTGCAGCTCTGGCCGTAGCCGTAGTAGGAACTCAGTGCTAGGCTGTGATGGGATAGCAGAGCCCGCAGGCCCAAGGGGAGCTGGCACCAGGCATCACCAGGCACTCTTCTGAGAGTGGGGAAAGCAGCTCTGTGTTGATGTTGGGTGGAGACTGTGGCATATTAATTTTGACCTAACTCGGGCATTCCTCATGCCCACAGTGCTGGGCTCTCTTAAGTACAAGCCTGAGAAACAAGACAGCAGTTTGAATTCTGGGACCTCTGTGCAGAGCTACCACCAAGGGACCTTTATTTATTAAGAGTaaagccagggcagcccgggtggcccagcgatttagtgccgccttcagaccggggtgtgatcctggagacctggggtcaagtcctgcttgggctcccggcatggagcctgcttctccctctgcctgtgtctctgcctctctctctctctctctctgtgcctgtcatgaataatttaattttaaaaatcttaaaaaaaaaaagaaaaaaagtaaggctGCCAGTGTGCAGGGGGCAGAGTGCATGTCCATGGGGCTAGGGCCAGGGAGTGTGTCCACTCCCGGGCTGGTGTCCCCTCAGGCTCTTTGATCCATAGTCATCACGGTTATTGGGATAACCGTCGGGATCTCCTATGCCACCCCTCTTTCATTGATTCACAAGGGCCCATTTGGGG is from Canis lupus familiaris isolate Mischka breed German Shepherd chromosome 3, alternate assembly UU_Cfam_GSD_1.0, whole genome shotgun sequence and encodes:
- the AEN gene encoding apoptosis-enhancing nuclease isoform X1, with amino-acid sequence MAVGMAGVGGQAWHSTFDTDVLTALGETPNLDPRSIFIHLPFCGQGGGDLVPGHLGFRARAPGRQPTAAYCLPHLPAERRPAGRSPHQATPAPRCELIGMVPREGPESAQCPCPSLASLNTKDVLRRKHKRKSRQHQRFMARKALLQEQGLLSMPPKLGPSPLPMPSEALPGTEATSSGMQRLRNEPGGASWSRKPTPRESAGPRPSKCVAIDCEMVGTGPRGRVSELARCSVVSYHGDVLYDKYIRPEMPIVDYRTRWSGVTRQHMRKAIPFQVAQKEILKLLKGKVVVGHALHNDFQALKYVHPRSQTRDTTYVPNLLHQPGLHTRTRVSLKDLALQLLHKKIQAGQHGHSSVEDATTAMELYRLVEVQWEQQQASSLPPRPEDREPDSSTDMEQYMEDQYWPEDLAQGTHGETEAQDRRE
- the AEN gene encoding apoptosis-enhancing nuclease isoform X2 encodes the protein MVPREGPESAQCPCPSLASLNTKDVLRRKHKRKSRQHQRFMARKALLQEQGLLSMPPKLGPSPLPMPSEALPGTEATSSGMQRLRNEPGGASWSRKPTPRESAGPRPSKCVAIDCEMVGTGPRGRVSELARCSVVSYHGDVLYDKYIRPEMPIVDYRTRWSGVTRQHMRKAIPFQVAQKEILKLLKGKVVVGHALHNDFQALKYVHPRSQTRDTTYVPNLLHQPGLHTRTRVSLKDLALQLLHKKIQAGQHGHSSVEDATTAMELYRLVEVQWEQQQASSLPPRPEDREPDSSTDMEQYMEDQYWPEDLAQGTHGETEAQDRRE
- the AEN gene encoding apoptosis-enhancing nuclease isoform X3, coding for MAVGMAGVGGQAWHSTFDTDVLTALGETPNLDPRSIFIHLPFCGQGGGDLVPGHLGFRARAPGRQPTAAYCLPHLPAERRPAGRSPHQATPAPRCELIGMVPREGPESAQCPCPSLASLNTKDVLRRKHKRKSRQHQRFMARKALLQEQGLLSMPPKLGPSPLPMPSEALPGTEATSSGMQRLRNEPGGASWSRKPTPRESAGPRPSKCVAIDCEMVGTGPRGRVSELARCSVVSYHGDVLYDKYIRPEMPIVDYRTRWSGVTRQHMRKAIPFQVAQKEVRT